CGTTGCCGCACGACGCGGATAACCGTCAGCATAGCCGCAAGCCACCAACCCGACGCGGGTTGAACGTGAAGTCACAAAGCTGGCACCATAGCCGATTGGCTCTCCCATCTGCAAAACACGCTCACCAAATACTTTACTTACCAGCCGCATCACCGGCTTAAAGCGGCTGTCAGTTCCACCCATCGGCGAAATTCCGTACAGCGCCAAACCAGCACGTCCCCAGCCGCACTGGGTTTGCGGATACGCCATTATCGCGGCAGAATTGGCCAAACTGACATCTCCAGGCAAATCGGCACATACCATCTCGAACGTGTGAATTTGTTCTGCAGTCATGGTTTTCATGGGTTCATCAGCACAGGCAAAATGAGTCATTTTAACCACTTCAGCTACCTTATCACTTTGAGCCAGTGCCTGATAGGCCGGTGCATAATCATGCGGAAAAAAACCAGTACGATGCATGCCCGAATCCATTTTCAGCCATACCGTTACCGGTTTTTGCCAGTTGTACGCCAACAATGATTCCAGCTGCCATAAATTACCCACTACCGGCCACAATCGATATTGATCAACCAGTGCATATTCTTCCTGCGCAAAAACACCTTCCAGCATAACAATAGGTATTTCTATACCCGCTTTACGCAACTCTACCGCCTCGTTGATGCAAGCTACTGCAAAACCATCGGCCACATCAGCCAGCGCCTGTGCACAACGTACCGCCCCATGGCCATAGGCATTGGCCTTCACCACAGCCAGCATTCTGCCGCCGCCATGCATCTGTTTCAGAGCCAGAAAATTATCACGCAAATGATTTAAACGAATATGCGCAACTAACGGACGCATTATTGATCCCCTGTATTGATGTCTGTCATATTATTGTTTCAGTAAAGCAATGCCGGTAAGCGGACCAAACTGTGCCAGTTTACACAAAGGCCCGCGCTGCTGTATATCATAACGCCACAGATTACCACCCAAATCCGTAATATAGATTAGCGAATGGACAAAATCCGCAGCCAGTCCGATTCCTTCCTGTAAACCGGTAGCCAATACCTGATGGTCTCTCAGACCGTCTGCGCAGATAGCTGCACAATTCAGGCTGTTTCCTCCAGCAGCATCGAGACCTCTGTCCGTCCAGTACAGCATCTGGTTGACATGGTCTATTTCCAGATCAATAGGTTCGGGCAGATTATCCAGTACCGTCACAATATCGCTGCGGGTCGCAGCATCAAATTCAGCTTCCGTCTGCAGATGGGCTCGCAGGATACGACCTTCTCCGCCTTTCGGCCGCCCTTTCTGTGTCCAGTAAAAATAATTATGCTGCTTATCCAATGCAATGCCCACACAATGGCGCGCATAGTCATGCGCATCTCGCGGATATAACCCAGTTTGTACCAGTACATCCGTTTTTCCGCTTTGCAAATCATAGCGGCAGACACGCATTCCCTCACGGTCACACCAGTAAAGCTGACCCTCATCTTCATCAAACACCAGTTGCTTGCCGGTAACAAACAAACCATGTCCAACCAGCTCATGCCGCTGCTGTCCGTCGAGCGAAACTTCAGCAATCATTCCATCGGCCTGAAAAAACTCCAGAGAATCCGGTTCTTTTATTCGACCCATACTAGAATAAAACAATCTTTGATGGTGGATATCAACAGCAATTCCATCTGGAAAATCATGCAGATCATCAGCCAGAATCTGGTGTGCTCCCGTCTGAGGATTGAATTCGATAATCCTGCCAACAGGCGCAACTTCCAGCAACAAAATTTTATCGTCAGCCATATACAAACCTTTTCAACAGGATAACCTACATTTTCCGGCCGGAAAATTGGCGCCTGTCAGATTAATAATATATTAACCGTAATGATAAAACTTTTTACATCCTGTGTATGCCACAGACTTTAACACCAGACCGAACTATCTGACATATCTACACATATCGAGCTAACGACAAATCACCAGTTTCAATTTCCGGCTTCACTCCGCTAATGATATCTGCCAAAACTTTTCCCGAACCCAGCCCCATCGTCCAACCCAGCGTACCGTGGCCAGTATTCAGCGACAGATTCACAAACCTGCTGGCACCGATAATCGGCGTACTATCCGGCGTCATCGGCCGCAGGCCGCTCCAGAAAAAAGCTTCCGATGTATGGCAACTGCCAGGAAACAGATCATTCACCACTAAATCTAACACCACCTTGCGAGCCGGATTTAAATGAATACGATAACCCGATAATTCAGCCATTCCACCAGCACGGATGCGTTCATCAAAACGTGTCACAGCCACCTTATAGGTTTCATCAATCACCGTAGAAACGGGAGCTTTATCCTTATCAATGATGGGAATTGTCAGTGAATAACCTTTTACCGGATAGACAGGCAAATTTATTCCCAGTTTACGCATCATACTGCGGCTGAAACTTCCCAAAGCACAAACATAATGGTCCGCATTAAACCACTGACCATTTGCCTCTACCCCTTTAATCGAACACTTATCCTGCCGGATATCAGTAATCGCATGCCGATACAGAAATTTTACCCCCAGCGCCTCACATTTCTCAGCCAGACGGGTGGTGAATAAATGGCAGTCTCCAGTACCATCTTGAGGCAAATATAGAGCACCAGCTAACCTGCCGGCCATATGAGCCAATGCCGGTTCATACTGCGTACATTCCGTCACGCTGTTTAGTATCTGCAACGGCACACCAAAATCCTGTAAAACAGCAATATCCGAGCGCGAGTCAATCACTTCTTTTTCGGTACGGAAAATCTGCAACGTACCCTGCCGGCATCCTTCGTACTGAATATTCTCCTCAGCTTCAAGCTGCCGCAACATTTCTCGGCTATATTCTGAAATACGAACCATACGTTCTTTATTGGTCGCATAGCTTTGCGCATTGCAATTGCGATACATCTGCCACAGCCAGCGTAGCTGAAACAGACTGCCATCAGGCCTGATTAGCAGCGGGGAATGTTCTTTAAACAACCACTTACTTATTTTGGCTGGTATACTTGGTGCAGCCCACGGCGTGGTATAGCCATAGGATAACTGGCCGGCATTAGCAAAACTGGTTTCCATTGCTGCTTGATCAGCTCGCTCCAGCACTGTTACTTCATGACCGGCCTTGGCTAAATACCAGGCAGTGCTTACCCCAACAATACCTGCCCCCATAATCAGAACTTTCATTACATTAGCTCCCTGAAAATCAAACCGGAATATCGCGGCTGTTTAATGGCAGAATCCTGAAAATAAACTGTTTAGTAACTTCTCCTAGTTTAAACAAAGAATGATAGTGAATTTC
This portion of the Snodgrassella alvi genome encodes:
- a CDS encoding D-amino acid dehydrogenase, which codes for MKVLIMGAGIVGVSTAWYLAKAGHEVTVLERADQAAMETSFANAGQLSYGYTTPWAAPSIPAKISKWLFKEHSPLLIRPDGSLFQLRWLWQMYRNCNAQSYATNKERMVRISEYSREMLRQLEAEENIQYEGCRQGTLQIFRTEKEVIDSRSDIAVLQDFGVPLQILNSVTECTQYEPALAHMAGRLAGALYLPQDGTGDCHLFTTRLAEKCEALGVKFLYRHAITDIRQDKCSIKGVEANGQWFNADHYVCALGSFSRSMMRKLGINLPVYPVKGYSLTIPIIDKDKAPVSTVIDETYKVAVTRFDERIRAGGMAELSGYRIHLNPARKVVLDLVVNDLFPGSCHTSEAFFWSGLRPMTPDSTPIIGASRFVNLSLNTGHGTLGWTMGLGSGKVLADIISGVKPEIETGDLSLARYV
- the alr gene encoding alanine racemase, with amino-acid sequence MRPLVAHIRLNHLRDNFLALKQMHGGGRMLAVVKANAYGHGAVRCAQALADVADGFAVACINEAVELRKAGIEIPIVMLEGVFAQEEYALVDQYRLWPVVGNLWQLESLLAYNWQKPVTVWLKMDSGMHRTGFFPHDYAPAYQALAQSDKVAEVVKMTHFACADEPMKTMTAEQIHTFEMVCADLPGDVSLANSAAIMAYPQTQCGWGRAGLALYGISPMGGTDSRFKPVMRLVSKVFGERVLQMGEPIGYGASFVTSRSTRVGLVACGYADGYPRRAATGTPVAIDGARSCVLGRVSMDMMTVQLDDHRQSLGSEVELWGDVVNVNEVAAAAGTISYELLCNVKRAEMVYE